The sequence TTTCCCACAAGATGGGCGAGGTGCATGAGGGCGCGGCGGTCATGGACTGGATGGAGCAGGAGCAGGAGCGCGGCATCACCATCACGTCGGCGGCCACCACCTGTTTCTGGCAGGGTATGGACAAGCAGTTTCCCGAGCATAGAGTCAATATTATCGACACGCCGGGACACGTCGATTTCACCATCGAAGTCGAGCGTTCCCTGCGCGTGCTGGATGGCGCGGTAGTGGTGTTCTGTGCGGTTGGCGGTGTGGAGCCGCAGTCCGAGAC is a genomic window of Gammaproteobacteria bacterium containing:
- a CDS encoding GTP-binding protein, with the translated sequence MARKTPIERYRNIGIAAHIDAGKTTTTERVLFYTGISHKMGEVHEGAAVMDWMEQEQERGITITSAATTCFWQGMDKQFPEHRVNIIDTPGHVDFTIEVERSLRVLDGAVVVFCAVGGVEPQSET